One stretch of Rosistilla oblonga DNA includes these proteins:
- a CDS encoding sigma-70 family RNA polymerase sigma factor has product MSDPTPSNDAHLEDAIRRTRDGDKAAFETVIRRFEKPLRSWLAGHVPPGIDVDEVAQRTFVAAYCRLSDYQPGTQFAAWLFTIARFQLRTETTRLRRIADYHSRYGPDLLQRELDRRSEEAPQRWDTRLDSLHLCLDALSEPLRRFVDWRYEEEIPLEEMAARCGRSVAAVKKQLWKARQALQQCVETRLARADGGLQ; this is encoded by the coding sequence ATGAGCGATCCCACCCCCTCCAACGACGCCCACCTTGAAGACGCGATTCGCCGCACCCGCGATGGCGACAAGGCTGCTTTCGAAACCGTGATTCGCCGGTTTGAGAAGCCGCTGCGCAGTTGGTTGGCTGGCCACGTGCCCCCCGGTATCGATGTCGACGAAGTGGCCCAGCGAACGTTTGTCGCCGCCTATTGCCGGCTGTCCGATTACCAACCCGGCACGCAATTCGCCGCCTGGCTGTTCACGATCGCCCGATTCCAGCTTCGCACCGAAACCACTCGGCTGCGGCGGATCGCCGATTACCATTCGCGTTACGGGCCCGATCTGCTGCAACGCGAATTGGACCGCCGCAGCGAGGAAGCTCCCCAGCGCTGGGACACGCGTTTGGATAGCTTGCACCTTTGCCTGGATGCGCTGAGCGAACCGCTCCGCCGTTTCGTCGACTGGCGGTACGAAGAAGAAATCCCGCTCGAGGAGATGGCTGCCCGCTGCGGCCGTTCGGTCGCCGCAGTCAAAAAACAATTATGGAAGGCTCGCCAGGCGCTTCAACAATGCGTCGAAACGCGACTGGCGCGG
- a CDS encoding DUF1254 domain-containing protein produces MKQTKSVIPHGTLARRLVAVALTTTLFVGCNKKGDTISSAEEADKKAGIAAPGIEETKAIAEEGFIYGLPIVMNYAVMNEFSVDKNSGQFKAPFNVLNSEARVATYKDTAVVTPNSDTPYSFLWLDLRSEPMVISVPAVEKDRYYSVQLIDGNTYNYGYIGSRSTGTEAGKYLAVGPDWKGDKPAGIDKVFHSSTPFGVTLFRTQLFNPADMPNVVKVQAGFKVQPLSAFLNQPAPPAAPEIDFIPATTKGIKKNFYEYLDAALATVPETPENKPVREKLASIGIGPGKSFEFKDLSDEHKAAVLLGMKEGDDKVKAFIAGAGKDQNGWQVGGVSGGDHAYYNSDWLKRAATASAGLYANDAAEATYPLTRKDADGEELDTSKHNYTLTFDEGKLPPVNAFWSVTMYDGKSQLLIENPIDRYLINSPMLPDMKKNDDGSVTIYIQKESPGADKESNWLPAPNDTAYLVMRLYWPKTEAPSILPPGEGTWQPPGIVKTN; encoded by the coding sequence ATGAAACAAACCAAATCAGTCATTCCCCACGGGACTCTGGCCCGCCGACTCGTCGCCGTCGCGCTGACGACCACACTTTTCGTCGGTTGCAATAAAAAGGGCGACACCATTTCGTCGGCAGAGGAGGCTGACAAGAAAGCTGGCATTGCCGCCCCCGGCATCGAGGAAACCAAAGCGATCGCCGAGGAGGGCTTCATCTACGGACTGCCAATCGTGATGAACTATGCGGTGATGAACGAATTCAGCGTCGACAAGAACTCGGGGCAGTTCAAGGCCCCGTTTAATGTCCTCAATAGCGAAGCCCGAGTCGCCACTTATAAGGATACGGCGGTAGTCACCCCCAACAGCGATACACCGTATTCCTTCCTGTGGCTCGACCTGCGCAGCGAGCCGATGGTGATCTCGGTTCCGGCCGTGGAGAAGGACCGCTACTACTCGGTGCAGTTGATCGATGGCAATACTTATAACTACGGCTACATCGGCAGCCGTTCCACGGGAACCGAGGCGGGTAAATACCTGGCTGTTGGGCCCGACTGGAAAGGCGACAAGCCGGCGGGCATCGACAAGGTCTTCCACTCCAGCACGCCGTTTGGTGTAACGCTTTTCCGCACCCAACTGTTCAATCCTGCCGATATGCCCAACGTGGTGAAGGTTCAGGCCGGCTTCAAGGTGCAACCACTGTCCGCCTTCCTGAATCAACCAGCGCCCCCTGCCGCACCGGAAATCGATTTCATCCCGGCGACCACCAAGGGGATTAAGAAGAATTTCTACGAATATCTCGACGCCGCGCTCGCGACCGTGCCGGAGACACCGGAAAACAAGCCGGTTCGCGAAAAGCTGGCCAGCATTGGTATCGGACCGGGCAAGTCGTTCGAATTCAAGGATCTCTCCGACGAACACAAGGCGGCCGTGCTGCTGGGGATGAAAGAGGGCGACGACAAGGTGAAGGCGTTCATCGCTGGAGCAGGCAAGGATCAGAATGGCTGGCAGGTGGGAGGGGTCTCTGGTGGAGATCATGCCTACTACAACAGCGACTGGCTCAAGCGTGCTGCGACGGCAAGCGCAGGGCTCTACGCAAATGACGCCGCCGAAGCCACCTACCCGTTGACCCGCAAAGACGCCGATGGTGAAGAGCTGGATACCAGCAAGCACAACTACACGCTTACATTCGACGAGGGCAAACTGCCACCAGTAAATGCCTTCTGGTCGGTGACGATGTATGACGGCAAGAGTCAATTGCTGATCGAGAATCCGATCGATCGCTATCTCATCAATTCGCCGATGTTGCCGGACATGAAGAAGAACGATGATGGCTCGGTGACAATCTACATCCAGAAGGAGAGCCCTGGCGCCGACAAGGAATCCAACTGGCTGCCCGCTCCCAACGACACCGCCTACCTCGTGATGCGGCTCTATTGGCCTAAAACCGAGGCTCCTTCCATCCTGCCGCCGGGCGAAGGCACTTGGCAACCGCCGGGAATCGTCAAGACGAACTAG
- a CDS encoding Hsp70 family protein: MNQKADNIVGIDLGTTFSVVAHLDAAGIPRTVTNAEGDLTTPSVVMFEENEFVVGKEAAKAAALFPDKVAEFAKREMGKPMFSKSFGGQSFPPEVIQSLILEKLKRDAADKIGPITKAVITVPAYFNEPKRRATQDAGRLAGLEVLAVINEPTAAAIAYGVSEGFLNAQGESQRAETILVYDLGGGTFDVSVMRIDGQHYEVIATDGNVMLGGADWDRCLAKHLVDRFADEHLIDPCQDPNAMARFMREAEEAKRTLSARSQANVLIEFAGAVMRTTVTRAEFDELTAHLLERTRFTVNKVIKEAGLGWDEVTRVLLVGGSTRMPQVGQMLKQQSGRAADRSLSADEAVAHGAALYGKILQSRQAGQPESIQVTNVNSHALGVLGIEKATGQPRNRVMIPRNSPLPSSHTAQFETHKSGQPNVAVQVVEGGDSSGQNSTMIGKCVVHDLPPGLPAGTPVWVKFQYDADGMLGVAASLPSVGITARLQIQRQSGLTDSALTDWNDKMKEIYSALDLD; encoded by the coding sequence TTGAACCAAAAAGCAGACAATATCGTCGGCATCGACCTGGGAACCACTTTCAGCGTCGTCGCGCATCTCGACGCTGCGGGGATTCCGCGGACGGTGACCAATGCCGAGGGAGACCTGACGACGCCCAGCGTGGTGATGTTTGAAGAGAACGAATTTGTCGTCGGCAAAGAGGCGGCCAAGGCGGCGGCGTTGTTTCCCGACAAGGTGGCGGAGTTCGCCAAGCGGGAGATGGGCAAACCGATGTTCTCCAAATCGTTTGGCGGCCAATCGTTTCCGCCGGAGGTGATCCAGTCGCTGATCCTGGAGAAGTTGAAACGCGACGCGGCCGACAAAATTGGCCCGATCACCAAAGCGGTGATCACGGTGCCGGCCTACTTCAACGAACCCAAACGCCGCGCCACTCAAGACGCCGGTCGACTGGCGGGGCTCGAAGTCTTGGCGGTGATCAACGAACCAACCGCTGCGGCGATCGCCTACGGTGTCTCCGAAGGCTTCTTAAATGCTCAAGGCGAATCGCAGCGAGCTGAAACGATCCTGGTCTACGATCTCGGCGGCGGCACGTTCGACGTGTCGGTGATGCGAATCGATGGTCAGCACTACGAAGTGATCGCCACCGATGGCAACGTGATGCTGGGAGGCGCCGATTGGGATCGCTGTTTGGCAAAACATCTGGTCGATCGATTCGCCGACGAACATCTGATCGATCCCTGCCAAGATCCCAATGCGATGGCGCGGTTCATGCGCGAAGCCGAAGAGGCCAAGCGGACGTTAAGCGCTCGGTCGCAGGCCAACGTGTTGATCGAATTCGCCGGCGCGGTGATGCGAACAACGGTTACGCGGGCGGAGTTCGATGAACTGACAGCCCATCTGTTGGAACGGACGCGGTTCACCGTCAACAAAGTCATCAAAGAAGCGGGGCTCGGGTGGGACGAGGTCACGCGGGTGCTGCTGGTTGGCGGTTCGACGCGGATGCCGCAGGTCGGCCAGATGTTGAAGCAGCAGAGCGGCCGGGCGGCCGATCGATCGCTTTCGGCCGACGAAGCGGTTGCTCACGGAGCGGCTCTGTACGGCAAGATCTTGCAATCGCGGCAAGCTGGCCAGCCCGAATCGATCCAGGTGACGAACGTTAATTCGCACGCACTGGGCGTATTGGGAATCGAAAAAGCGACCGGCCAACCTCGCAATCGCGTGATGATTCCCCGCAACTCACCTCTCCCTTCATCGCACACAGCTCAATTTGAAACGCACAAATCGGGTCAGCCCAACGTGGCGGTCCAGGTGGTGGAAGGAGGCGACAGCAGCGGCCAGAATTCCACGATGATCGGCAAGTGTGTCGTCCACGATCTGCCGCCGGGCCTGCCCGCCGGAACGCCGGTCTGGGTGAAGTTCCAATACGACGCCGACGGGATGTTAGGCGTCGCCGCCAGCCTGCCGAGCGTTGGCATCACCGCGAGGTTGCAGATTCAACGCCAGAGCGGACTGACCGACAGCGCGTTGACCGATTGGAACGACAAGATGAAAGAGATCTACAGCGCCCTCGATTTGGACTGA
- a CDS encoding NIPSNAP family protein produces MVRTLVSLLIAGVMMTQSFAVEGKQYFEIRQYKLKENADPTLLDAYLSDALLPALNRMGIEPVGLFKTDSSEEQESRFVLIPLDDAGQVAEIPAKLAADKAYAEAATEYNQIPPSTPILDRVRSELLIAFDVLPRLNQPELSKNKEQRIFELRTYESATEHRGDLKVEMFNSGEVPIFLDCGIQPIFFGQAIVGDKIPNLTYMTVYPNQEAKDEGWKKFRVHPDWKVLSKKERYANTVSTIHKWNLLPLPASQL; encoded by the coding sequence ATGGTCCGAACTCTCGTCTCCCTCCTGATCGCAGGTGTCATGATGACGCAGTCCTTCGCTGTCGAAGGCAAACAGTATTTCGAAATCCGCCAATACAAACTGAAAGAGAACGCCGACCCAACGCTGTTGGATGCCTATCTCTCCGACGCCCTGCTGCCGGCGCTAAACCGAATGGGCATCGAGCCGGTTGGATTGTTCAAGACCGATTCGAGCGAAGAGCAGGAATCGCGGTTCGTCCTGATCCCGCTGGACGACGCCGGTCAAGTTGCCGAGATCCCAGCCAAGCTGGCGGCCGACAAAGCTTATGCCGAAGCGGCGACCGAATACAATCAGATCCCACCATCGACACCGATCCTCGATCGCGTCCGCAGCGAGTTATTGATCGCGTTCGACGTGCTTCCCCGCTTGAATCAGCCCGAGCTGAGCAAAAACAAAGAGCAGCGGATCTTCGAACTGCGAACCTACGAAAGCGCCACCGAACACCGCGGCGATCTGAAAGTGGAGATGTTCAATTCGGGTGAGGTTCCGATTTTCTTGGACTGCGGAATCCAACCGATCTTCTTCGGTCAAGCGATCGTTGGCGACAAGATCCCCAACCTGACCTATATGACTGTCTATCCAAATCAGGAAGCCAAAGACGAAGGTTGGAAGAAGTTCCGCGTCCATCCCGATTGGAAAGTCCTGAGCAAGAAGGAACGTTATGCCAACACGGTTAGCACGATCCACAAATGGAACCTGTTGCCGCTGCCCGCAAGCCAGCTGTAA
- the nadA gene encoding quinolinate synthase NadA: MSVSIQPSEALPLKPYKSLSNTELSQRIQTVRQQLGDSLLILGHHYQQDEVIEHSDLRGDSYQLSQMAAESAACKTIVFCGVHFMAETADILANRPEKLEQRDGQRVSVILPDMAAGCSMADMAAIDQVENAWADMGEVIDTKSVIPVTYINSAASLKAFCGKHGGIVCTSSNARAVLEWAFERGQRVFFFPDQHLGRNTALTMDITNDQMPVWDPYEDELGGNDEQAIRDSKVILWKGHCSVHQMFRPEHVDAFRKNHPGIKILVHPECPQDVNDLADVSGSTGKIINTVKESPAGTKWAIGTELHLVNRLKQEHPEQEIHFLSPVICMCATMYRIDLAHLCWCLENLVAKENVNVIEVDEETSRWSLVALERMLAVK, from the coding sequence GTGTCTGTATCGATCCAACCTTCGGAGGCATTGCCGCTGAAGCCCTACAAATCGCTCTCCAACACCGAACTGTCCCAACGCATCCAAACGGTGCGTCAGCAATTGGGCGATTCGCTGCTGATTCTGGGGCATCACTATCAGCAGGACGAAGTGATCGAGCACAGCGATCTGCGTGGGGACAGTTATCAGTTGAGCCAGATGGCAGCCGAGAGCGCCGCTTGCAAGACGATCGTTTTTTGTGGTGTCCACTTCATGGCGGAAACCGCCGACATCTTGGCTAACCGCCCCGAGAAGCTGGAACAGCGCGACGGCCAACGCGTCAGCGTGATCCTGCCCGACATGGCGGCTGGTTGTTCGATGGCCGACATGGCGGCGATCGATCAAGTCGAAAACGCTTGGGCCGACATGGGCGAAGTGATCGACACCAAATCGGTGATCCCGGTCACCTACATCAACAGTGCGGCCAGCCTGAAAGCGTTTTGCGGAAAACATGGCGGCATCGTCTGCACCAGCAGCAACGCGCGGGCGGTCCTGGAATGGGCGTTTGAGCGCGGCCAACGCGTCTTCTTCTTCCCCGATCAACATCTCGGCCGCAACACCGCCCTGACGATGGACATCACCAACGACCAGATGCCTGTCTGGGATCCGTACGAAGATGAACTTGGCGGCAACGACGAACAAGCGATCCGCGACAGTAAAGTGATCCTGTGGAAGGGGCACTGCAGCGTGCACCAAATGTTCCGCCCCGAACATGTCGACGCGTTCCGCAAGAACCACCCCGGCATCAAGATCTTGGTCCACCCCGAGTGCCCGCAAGACGTCAACGACCTAGCCGATGTTTCGGGCAGCACCGGCAAGATCATCAACACAGTCAAAGAGAGCCCGGCGGGAACCAAGTGGGCGATCGGAACCGAATTGCATCTGGTGAACCGATTGAAGCAGGAACATCCCGAACAGGAGATCCATTTCCTGTCGCCAGTGATCTGCATGTGCGCAACGATGTACCGCATCGATCTGGCTCACCTGTGCTGGTGCTTGGAAAATCTGGTCGCCAAAGAAAACGTCAACGTGATCGAAGTCGATGAAGAGACCTCGCGATGGTCGCTGGTCGCACTGGAACGCATGCTTGCGGTGAAATAA
- a CDS encoding NAD(P)H-hydrate epimerase, with the protein MNPTTPLSREQVRAIDEIAIGEFSMPGICLMENAGRGAAEQIAAFTAATEIAILCGGGNNGGDGFVIARHLQLMGRKPHIFLLADPARLSGDALTNWQIAMASKLPCEVVDEHSLPSLQRKLAEASCIVDAMLGTGASGDPRGTIANAIRNANATTAVRVAIDLPSGLDCDTGSPGDPCFRADLTCTFVAEKIGFAAAGASEFTGAVRVVSIGAPAELLRRYTVDD; encoded by the coding sequence ATGAATCCGACCACGCCCTTGTCGCGGGAACAGGTTCGAGCGATCGACGAGATCGCGATCGGGGAATTTTCGATGCCAGGCATCTGCCTGATGGAGAACGCCGGCCGAGGCGCGGCCGAACAGATCGCTGCTTTTACAGCCGCCACGGAGATTGCGATCCTGTGCGGCGGCGGGAACAACGGCGGCGATGGGTTTGTGATCGCCCGCCATCTGCAGCTGATGGGACGCAAGCCCCACATCTTTCTGCTGGCCGATCCCGCTCGGCTCTCCGGCGACGCCCTGACCAATTGGCAGATCGCGATGGCCAGCAAACTGCCTTGCGAAGTCGTCGACGAACACTCGCTGCCGAGCCTACAGCGGAAACTGGCCGAAGCATCGTGTATCGTCGACGCGATGTTAGGGACCGGAGCCAGCGGAGACCCTCGCGGCACGATCGCCAACGCGATTCGAAATGCCAACGCAACCACGGCGGTACGCGTGGCGATCGATCTTCCCAGCGGACTCGATTGCGACACCGGCAGCCCCGGCGATCCCTGCTTTCGCGCCGACCTGACCTGCACGTTTGTCGCCGAGAAGATTGGCTTTGCCGCCGCCGGGGCAAGCGAGTTCACCGGCGCGGTCCGCGTCGTTTCGATCGGCGCACCGGCGGAACTGCTGCGTCGCTACACGGTCGACGATTAG
- a CDS encoding dihydrodipicolinate synthase family protein has product MKTSRFPAPLSGIVPPLVTPLTAPDSLHHQGLDNLLEHLISGSVSGVFLLGTCGEGPALPFKLQCELIERACSQVDDRVPVLVGVSSPSLEDSVGLAEHAADCGASAIVSTLPYYFASAEEHQAGHLVRLARRSPLPLVVYNMPSCVHQTISIRTLQRLADEPNIAGFKDSGGDMQLFRQYCDLAIARRPEWCRLVGPEHLLAEAIAAGGTGGVNGGANVCPSLFRSIYQAAIDEDAVALHRLQKQADVLGRLYGQPETIGSVILGLKMSLGLLGICEHHTTELFAPPTNEQWKATESVLAQLATWGLASV; this is encoded by the coding sequence ATGAAGACGTCCCGTTTCCCTGCCCCTTTGAGCGGCATCGTGCCACCGCTGGTGACCCCGCTGACGGCTCCCGACAGCTTGCACCACCAGGGGCTCGACAACTTGCTCGAACACCTGATCTCCGGCAGCGTGTCGGGCGTGTTCCTGCTGGGAACCTGCGGCGAAGGGCCCGCGTTGCCTTTCAAATTGCAATGCGAATTGATCGAACGGGCCTGTTCGCAAGTCGACGACCGCGTCCCCGTCTTGGTTGGCGTCAGCAGCCCCTCGCTGGAAGATTCCGTCGGGCTGGCCGAACACGCCGCCGATTGCGGTGCGTCGGCGATCGTATCGACGCTTCCCTATTACTTTGCGTCGGCAGAAGAACATCAAGCGGGGCATCTGGTGCGACTGGCCCGGCGCAGCCCGCTCCCGTTGGTCGTCTACAACATGCCGTCCTGCGTCCATCAAACGATTTCGATCCGCACGTTGCAACGGCTGGCCGACGAGCCGAACATCGCGGGTTTCAAAGATAGCGGCGGCGACATGCAGCTGTTCCGCCAGTACTGCGACCTCGCGATCGCGCGGCGGCCGGAGTGGTGCCGTTTGGTTGGCCCCGAACATTTGCTGGCCGAAGCGATCGCGGCGGGCGGGACCGGGGGCGTCAACGGTGGCGCGAACGTTTGCCCGTCGCTGTTCCGCAGCATCTATCAGGCCGCAATCGACGAGGATGCCGTCGCGCTGCACCGTCTGCAAAAGCAAGCCGATGTGTTGGGGCGGCTGTACGGTCAGCCGGAAACGATCGGCTCGGTGATCCTTGGGCTGAAGATGTCGCTCGGTTTGCTGGGGATCTGCGAGCATCATACGACGGAACTCTTCGCTCCGCCGACCAACGAGCAGTGGAAGGCGACCGAAAGCGTCCTGGCGCAATTGGCCACCTGGGGCTTGGCGTCGGTCTAA
- a CDS encoding DUF6677 family protein has product MSSSRSENKPSAIHPGPGDRVVEVDGQTVYLRKPALAAVLAWLIPGAGHLYQGRTRKGWMFMICILVTYFFGFAIGGGHVVYASWINGDKRWHYLCQLPVGLVAFPALIEGNNMRKHTVRGVTTADWKPYFGELMSPPRRPLQENDADDLASWYAQRGAGYEMGTWYTMIAGLLNVLVIFDAFAGPLAIPISGKSERSPKDEKEGDESEAKSQEGAA; this is encoded by the coding sequence ATGTCCAGTTCTCGCAGCGAAAACAAACCCTCCGCGATCCATCCAGGCCCCGGCGATCGCGTCGTGGAAGTCGATGGGCAAACGGTCTACTTGCGAAAACCGGCGTTGGCAGCCGTCCTGGCGTGGTTGATCCCCGGTGCGGGGCATCTGTACCAGGGCCGCACGCGGAAGGGCTGGATGTTCATGATCTGCATCCTGGTCACCTACTTCTTCGGCTTTGCGATCGGCGGCGGACACGTCGTCTACGCTTCCTGGATCAATGGCGACAAGCGATGGCACTACCTGTGTCAGCTGCCAGTTGGTCTGGTCGCGTTTCCGGCGTTGATCGAAGGGAACAATATGCGAAAGCATACGGTTCGCGGAGTCACGACTGCCGACTGGAAGCCCTATTTTGGCGAACTGATGTCGCCGCCGCGGCGTCCGCTACAGGAGAACGATGCGGACGATTTGGCCAGCTGGTATGCCCAACGGGGCGCCGGATACGAGATGGGAACTTGGTACACGATGATCGCCGGGCTGTTAAACGTGCTGGTGATCTTCGACGCTTTCGCCGGTCCGCTGGCGATCCCGATCAGCGGCAAGTCGGAGCGTTCGCCCAAAGACGAAAAAGAGGGTGACGAGAGCGAAGCGAAGAGCCAGGAGGGAGCTGCCTGA
- a CDS encoding DUF1559 domain-containing protein: MKRRGFTIIEMLVTLTIIGVLASLLLPATNMAREAARQTQCANNLRQMGTALLARAEQDKGRLCSGSFDWANDGAVTDIGWVADLVRDGIAPSEFRCASNPSQISAAYRDLIEMPVADAGNEACTPRLGKAPVTQIDGTIAKNYALTIVDENLAASGADRIAVLTRDVYDRGFNTNYAASWFLVRGGVRLDDSGNLDPADAGCSTDIDHPNVTTGPLTTKQIASARAPSYTIPLLCDAKSNEALTTDFGDRLGGEPMTRTMVGGAITISGLATPSFAAGTARAGASGWWNVWNKETLQDYRGMFPLHRGICNVVMADGSVKQLFDENEDGFINNGFPQNSDFQSDVIEAAPLQLVSTYTLTTGDSD, encoded by the coding sequence ATGAAACGTCGCGGTTTCACGATCATCGAAATGTTGGTGACGCTCACGATCATTGGGGTCTTGGCCAGTCTGTTGCTGCCGGCGACCAACATGGCTCGCGAAGCGGCTCGGCAAACCCAATGCGCGAACAATCTGCGGCAGATGGGAACCGCGTTGCTCGCTCGCGCTGAACAGGATAAGGGTCGGCTGTGCAGCGGTTCGTTCGATTGGGCAAACGACGGCGCGGTCACCGACATCGGCTGGGTTGCCGATCTGGTCCGCGACGGCATCGCGCCAAGTGAATTCCGCTGTGCTTCAAATCCTTCGCAGATCAGCGCCGCCTACCGCGATCTGATCGAGATGCCGGTTGCCGATGCCGGCAACGAAGCCTGTACGCCGCGGTTGGGCAAAGCTCCCGTGACGCAGATCGACGGCACGATCGCGAAAAACTATGCGTTGACAATCGTCGATGAAAACCTTGCAGCGTCGGGCGCCGATCGGATCGCGGTGCTGACACGCGACGTCTACGATCGCGGCTTCAACACCAACTATGCCGCTTCTTGGTTCCTGGTTCGCGGCGGCGTCCGGTTGGACGACAGCGGCAACTTGGATCCCGCCGACGCCGGTTGCAGCACCGACATCGATCATCCCAACGTCACGACGGGACCACTGACAACGAAACAGATTGCCTCCGCTCGCGCCCCCAGCTACACGATCCCGCTGCTGTGCGATGCCAAATCCAACGAAGCGCTGACAACAGACTTCGGCGACCGGCTTGGTGGCGAACCGATGACTCGCACCATGGTCGGCGGTGCGATCACGATCTCCGGACTGGCAACGCCCTCGTTTGCCGCGGGGACAGCTCGCGCCGGCGCCTCGGGTTGGTGGAATGTTTGGAACAAGGAAACGCTGCAAGATTACCGCGGCATGTTCCCGCTGCACCGCGGCATCTGCAACGTCGTGATGGCCGACGGTTCAGTCAAACAACTGTTCGATGAAAACGAAGATGGCTTCATCAACAACGGCTTCCCACAGAACAGCGATTTCCAAAGCGACGTGATCGAAGCCGCTCCGCTGCAACTGGTCAGCACCTACACGCTGACCACCGGCGACAGCGATTGA
- a CDS encoding sulfatase-like hydrolase/transferase: MLRLSLWLAAPLLLLSSSLLAAPKPNILLIVSDDQGYNDLGSLGNGIITPALDRLAAEGTRLTNFYVSWPACTPSRASLLTGRYPQRNGIYDMIRNEAPDYGKLYTPEEYDVTFERIGGMDLHEVILPAALKPAGYKSGIYGKWDLGTLKRFLPTSRGFDDFYGFVNTGVDYFTHRRYGVPSMYRNLEPTVEDEGTYCTYLFEREALRFIDQHAGESPFFLYVPFNAPHNSSALEPEIRSTVQAPQKYKDLYPAVDPETQINKKYRYDAPATVTTRAARQRDYRAAVTCMDDAIGKMLDSLEQKQQLDNTIVIFFSDNGGSGGADNAPLRGRKGQTWEGGIRVPCIVRWPDGGVKPMQVNDAFLTSLELLPSLAAAAGIAPPEDVVLDGFDWWPTLRGEQPSPRKEMFWKRRDMIGARVGKWKWVDMSGKAGGLYDLEADPGERNNLAQSHPEVLKHVQSRYANWIAEMEAAEPRGPFRDF; this comes from the coding sequence ATGCTTCGCCTCTCTCTTTGGCTGGCAGCGCCGCTGCTGCTCCTCTCCAGCTCACTCCTCGCCGCGCCGAAGCCGAACATCCTGCTGATCGTCTCGGACGACCAAGGCTACAACGATCTGGGCAGCCTGGGGAACGGGATCATCACGCCGGCCTTGGATCGACTGGCTGCCGAAGGGACACGGCTGACAAACTTCTACGTTTCCTGGCCCGCTTGCACACCGTCGCGGGCGAGCCTGTTGACCGGTCGGTATCCGCAGCGGAACGGGATCTACGACATGATCCGCAACGAGGCTCCCGATTACGGCAAACTGTATACGCCCGAAGAATATGACGTCACGTTCGAACGTATCGGCGGGATGGATCTCCACGAAGTCATCCTGCCGGCAGCCCTGAAGCCAGCCGGTTACAAAAGCGGGATCTACGGCAAGTGGGACCTCGGGACGCTGAAGCGGTTCCTGCCGACCTCCCGCGGCTTCGACGATTTCTACGGCTTCGTCAACACCGGAGTCGATTACTTCACGCACCGGCGGTACGGCGTCCCCAGCATGTACCGCAATCTGGAGCCGACGGTCGAAGACGAGGGCACGTATTGCACCTATCTGTTCGAGCGTGAGGCGCTCCGTTTCATCGACCAGCACGCCGGAGAGTCTCCGTTTTTCCTGTACGTACCGTTTAACGCACCGCACAATTCTTCGGCTCTCGAACCGGAGATCCGTTCGACGGTTCAAGCTCCGCAGAAATACAAGGATCTCTATCCCGCAGTCGATCCCGAAACGCAGATCAATAAGAAGTATCGCTACGATGCGCCGGCGACCGTGACGACACGAGCCGCACGGCAACGGGACTATCGAGCCGCCGTCACGTGCATGGACGACGCGATCGGCAAGATGCTCGACAGCCTCGAACAAAAGCAACAACTCGACAATACGATCGTGATCTTCTTTTCCGACAACGGTGGCAGTGGCGGCGCGGACAATGCACCGCTCCGCGGCCGCAAGGGACAGACTTGGGAGGGCGGAATCCGCGTCCCCTGCATCGTTCGCTGGCCCGATGGCGGCGTGAAACCGATGCAGGTGAACGACGCCTTTTTAACCAGCTTGGAACTTCTGCCCAGTCTCGCCGCGGCAGCAGGCATCGCCCCGCCGGAAGATGTCGTTTTGGACGGCTTCGATTGGTGGCCGACGCTGCGGGGCGAGCAGCCTTCGCCGCGGAAGGAGATGTTCTGGAAGCGACGCGATATGATCGGCGCTCGCGTCGGCAAATGGAAATGGGTCGACATGAGCGGCAAAGCGGGCGGATTGTACGATCTCGAAGCCGATCCGGGTGAGCGAAACAACCTCGCCCAGTCGCATCCCGAAGTCTTAAAGCACGTCCAGTCGCGGTATGCGAACTGGATCGCCGAGATGGAAGCTGCCGAACCGCGCGGACCGTTTCGCGATTTCTAA